One Archocentrus centrarchus isolate MPI-CPG fArcCen1 chromosome 10, fArcCen1, whole genome shotgun sequence genomic region harbors:
- the smim19 gene encoding small integral membrane protein 19 has translation MGAPGVLGNEPDSIDYSVHEAWNEATNVYLLVILVSFGLLMYARKNKRKIMRIFALPPTAGTSPEPNFYDSLQKVRLRQQLEMYSLARKFEQQQQQQQQQQQGQSDSVQLSME, from the exons ATGGGTGCTCCCGGGGTTTTAGGGAACGAGCCCGACTCTATAGACTACTCGGTGCACGAAGCGTGGAACGAGGCCACTAATGTCTACCTGCTGGTGATCCTGGTCAGCTTCGGCCTGCTCATGTACGCCAGAAA AAATAAGAGGAAGATCATGCGCATCTTCGCTCTGCCTCCTACTGCGGGTACCAGCCCGGAGCCCAACTTCTACGACAGCCTGCAGAAGGTCCGCCTGAGGCAGCAGCTGGAGATGTACTCTCTGG CCAGGAAGTTtgaacaacagcaacagcagcagcagcagcaacaacagggcCAATCAGACAGTGTGCAGCTCTCCATGGAATGA